agaaaaaaaaaaaaacccacaaaagccTTAACTAAACACACATAACCGAAGAAGCAAGTGAAGTACATAAAATAATTTATCGTTTTGACCCACAGTTATAAGTTTCTACGTGAATTTTTCATCCTGCTACCTTACTTCTCATTATATTCATTTTAGTTCAATGAAtacaataaaaatgttaatagGAAATTTCTGAAACTTTGTACTATTTAATAAGAAGAAATAGTTCTCATTTATTAATCCACTAGGGTTTATTCTTTAAATGCAAGAAAATAATTAGTAGTTATaactggtatttttctttttcacagaaaaaggagagaaaactcACATATGATACCCTAAATCCCTATATAATTCTCTTTTACAAATATCAACACACAGTGGAAAAActatattaaaccaaaaataagaaCACAGCTCAAAGTTTTGACTTCAAAAAGCTGAGAAAATTTTAGCTACCTGATTTAGGTAATGAGTGAAATTTATGTACACAGTGTTGATCAGTTAAACTCCTCTCCTCACAGAGCTGATGACCATTGCTCCAAAATTTGTAGCAGTCTTCATGCAACTGCATGGCATATTTGTGAAAGGCTGGACCCCTAGCATGTTGACTGTATACTCGAAGAGCCTGTGCAAGCTGATTCTTATGGACAGTCATTGTGTAATTATGAGGCAAATTTGACTGGTAAGCACTATGGGCCATAGGTAAAGCTTTTTGGCACCGGTTTTCCGAGAATTTTGTGTCAATATCCAAAAACCCTTCCAAGACTTTAATACTGCTTAAAATCTTAGATGTTAGTTCTCCAGTGGGAGACCCTGGGTCCTCCTCTTTCCCATCAATAGCTACTTCATACAGTTTTGAAGCTGCTGAGATCCACTTCTGATAAGTGGGAAGTTCAAAATGGGAGGGCTGTGGGTTTCTGCCCACGCTGTCATCAAAACCTTTCTTGCTCAAAACTAACTCCACGTGCTGCCATAGGAATTCCCGAAGAGTGAAATCCACTAGCTGGCCTGAAGAACTGGAACTACTGCTGTCAATGTGGAAGGAAAGTTGTTGTCGGCTGTGCTGTCTCATGACCTGGTATCGCCTGGGCCCAGAAAGGGGTGCAGGCACCAGCAAAGATTCTGGGTCCTTCACAGTGCAATGACTCCTAAGTTGGTCCAGTAACATGCCTACTGGGTCCTCCTCCTGGCTTCCAGGAACTATGTACACAAAAGCTTGGTTGGCAGGCACAGTAAAGAGGCAGTTGATGCTCTGATTAGTCAAGACACGACTCTTGCGGAAGATTCTATAAATCTGGTCCTCCAGGGCATGCTGCAGTCTCCTTTTAGGAGAATGCTTCTTGGGCTTGTCTGGGTGAGCAGGGTCTTGGCTCCGAGGGGGTTCCACCTTGAGGGCTCCATTGagttgaaagagaaaaaggagtCTAGGTGGGCAGGGTCGACAGTTTAGCTTCCAGTCTTTGCCAATTGGACAATCTTTAATGGCTGTTTTGAGGAGGGGCAGGACTTTCTGTCTCAGCCCATCCAGGGCTCTGAATACCCGGTCATAGGTAATGTCAAAGGAACAAGTGGGGTGGACCAGAAGCAGGATgtgacagacagagaaaagataaaggagactgaggcactgcagcttctcttgatgcttccagAACTCATGCGTTTCCGCATGCGGTAAAGAGAGGCCACCTCCAGCGTCTCCACTCTGAAGGGCCCGGCAAGCCCGGAGAAGCTGTGAATTGTCACAGATGGAAGTGAGAAGAAGATACAGAACTTTGCTTTCCTGGTTGTAATAGGCCTGCAGAAGGCTGTAGTCCTGGGAGCCTGGCTCTGTTCGGTTCCCTTCGGTAGCAGCTACACCTCCACGAACTGGATCCCCAGCCCCGGGGTCCCCGGCTGCACCTGCCTCCCCGACGGCACTAGCCTCGGCCTTGATCCCAGGCTCTGGGTCCCCAGGATCCTGGTGACGAAAGAGGGGAAAGACCTGTCGGTCACAAACCGTGTTCACAAGTGAGAACTTCTCGGAATTCAGGCGTAGAGCCGTCTTGCCGAAGATTCCCACCACGCAGATCTCATCCTCGCGCCACGGAGGCTCCGATCCGCCAGCCGCGCTCCCTTCGCCCTCTGTAGGGGCTCCTCCAGGACTTTCAGAGCTGGTGCAGGCAGAGGCTCCCATCAGAAGCTCTCGTAAGCTGACAGGACCCGCCATGGTGCAGCGCTTTCTCCAGAGTCCTTCCGGTCCCTTTGCAAAGTCAACCGGCTTTAGTCCTTCGCGCCTTACTTCCAGATTTCC
The window above is part of the Elephas maximus indicus isolate mEleMax1 chromosome 19, mEleMax1 primary haplotype, whole genome shotgun sequence genome. Proteins encoded here:
- the SMG8 gene encoding nonsense-mediated mRNA decay factor SMG8 → MAGPVSLRELLMGASACTSSESPGGAPTEGEGSAAGGSEPPWREDEICVVGIFGKTALRLNSEKFSLVNTVCDRQVFPLFRHQDPGDPEPGIKAEASAVGEAGAAGDPGAGDPVRGGVAATEGNRTEPGSQDYSLLQAYYNQESKVLYLLLTSICDNSQLLRACRALQSGDAGGGLSLPHAETHEFWKHQEKLQCLSLLYLFSVCHILLLVHPTCSFDITYDRVFRALDGLRQKVLPLLKTAIKDCPIGKDWKLNCRPCPPRLLFLFQLNGALKVEPPRSQDPAHPDKPKKHSPKRRLQHALEDQIYRIFRKSRVLTNQSINCLFTVPANQAFVYIVPGSQEEDPVGMLLDQLRSHCTVKDPESLLVPAPLSGPRRYQVMRQHSRQQLSFHIDSSSSSSSGQLVDFTLREFLWQHVELVLSKKGFDDSVGRNPQPSHFELPTYQKWISAASKLYEVAIDGKEEDPGSPTGELTSKILSSIKVLEGFLDIDTKFSENRCQKALPMAHSAYQSNLPHNYTMTVHKNQLAQALRVYSQHARGPAFHKYAMQLHEDCYKFWSNGHQLCEERSLTDQHCVHKFHSLPKSGEKPEADRNPPVLYHNSRARSTGTCNCGRKQAPRDDPFDIKAANYDFYQLLEEKCCGKLDHINFPVFEPSTPDPAPAKNESSPAPPDADADKLKEKEPQTQGESTSLSLALSLGQSTDSLGTYPADPQAGGDNPEVHGQGEVKTEKRPNLVDRQASTVEYLPGMLHSNCPKGLLPKFSSWSLVKLGPAKSYNFHTGLDQQGFIPGTNYLMPWDIVIRTRAEDEGDLDTNSWPAPNKAIPGKRSAVVMGRGRRRDDIARAFVGFEYEDSRGRRFMCSGPDKVMKVMGSGPKESALKALNSDMPLYILSSSQGRGLKPHYAQLMRLFVVVPDAPLQIILMPQVQPGPPPCPVFYPEKQEITLPPDGLWVLRFPYAYVTERGPCFPPKENVQLMSYKVLRGVLKAVTQ